The following is a genomic window from Chryseobacterium ginsenosidimutans.
AAGTATTTATAATTATTGATTACTGATGAAGGCATATATAGTTTTCTTCAAAAAATGTTCCTAAATAATTAAAGCCTCCGAAGAATATCCGAAGGCTCTATATTAATTAATTTGAGCTTTTTTAAGCTAACATCAATATGTTATTTATGTAAATTATCTTTGAAGTCATCAATCCTGAAATCGGTTAAGGCATTTCCTTTTTCAACTTTTTCTTTGGAATATAACCGGAAATCATTTTCTGTTTTTTCTAATAAATAATCATAAGGTCCAACATAAGAAATTAATTTTACTAAAACCGGTGAAATTTCCAGACAGATGAAAAGCCCCATAATAAAAGTCGCTGCCAAGCCAATAATTGCTGAATTTTTCCCCAACTCATCCAAAGCCTGTAGTCTTGCTGCAAAGCCATTGAATTTATCTTCAAATGTTTCAGTAGATTTACGTTCAGTTTCTAGATTGGTGTAGACTTTTGAAATTTCTTTATCTAAATAGTCCATTCTTGAAGCAACCTGTTTTTGGTAATTTTCAAGATCTTGCCGTCTTTGTTCTTTCAATTCCTGTTTGCGTTTTGCATTAGGCCCGAAACCTTCTTTTCCACTTGTTAAGCCGGATTGTTTTCCTAAAATTTCTTTTTCAAGTTCTACAGATGCTGAATCATAAGATTTTTGATAATTGACAATCTTATCGGAAATCTGTTTTTTTTCTGTTTCGAAAGGCCCGCTTTGCTGAAGAATTCTTCCGCTCATTTCACCTTGAAGCTGTTTTTTATTCCTTTGGATAATGGTATTTAATTGTTTATTAACTTCTTTTTCAAAAATTTTAAGTTCTAAAGGCTTAGAAATAATAATTCCTAAAAAAGTGGCCAAGACTAATCTCGGAATTGACATCAGAATCTGATTCCACCAAGTTCCTGTTTTTTTGATTGATGAAACAATATAACGGTCAAGGTTAAAGATCATTAAGCCCCACAAAACACCAAAACCGATTGCTGTCCAAATGTCATCAAAAACAGTGTACATGGCATATCCTGCAGAAAGTGTTGCAAAAACAGCCGTAAAAAGAACAATCCCGCCAATTCCTGCAAATTTGTTCCATTCACTTGGTGTTTTTCTCAAAATATGAATGTTTCCTCCGGAGCATACCATCAGAAACTTTTGGAACCAATTTATTTTATGATTCACCTGATTTATAGTTTGTTGGTTATTTTTCATGATAGAAAATTTATACAAATGTAATACTAAAAATCATACCAATGTTAAAGATAGTATTATGTTTTACCAAGTATAGTTGTATTTTTAATTAAATAATTGATATTCATTTATTTAAAATTTTAATGTAAATAATGTTATCTTAGCTATCCAACATCAAAAAATTAATTATGAAAAATTATGTAGTACTGTCATTATTCGCAACATTGACTTTAATTTCGTGCAAAAAAGAAAATACCGTAGATGATGAACTCAAGGAGGTTGCTTTAAGCATGAATAAAATGACACCGCAGATTCTAAGCGACGGAATAAGGCTCGACAGCGTTTCTGCACAGCCAAATAAAACGTTAAAATACAACTACACGCTCACAGACGACGTAAAAGAAAATGTTTCTCCCGAAGAGATCGAAAATTTTAAAAAAGAGGCAAAAGAAGGTGCTCTAAAGGTCATCAAAGTATCACCGGAAATCAAAGAATTCCGTGACAGAGATGTCACAATGGAATATGTTTATTACGATAAAAACGGTAAAAAGACGACAGATTTTAAGATAACTCCGGCTGAGTATAAATAATACGTAGACTATTTCATACGGCCCGGGTTCTGTTTTAGAAAACTTTCCCAGCCGGTGTAAGATTTTGTATCGGCAATCGTTCCGGAATTGAAATGATGGCAAACAGCAACCGCCAAACCATCGGAAGCATCAAGATACTTGGTAGGGAATTCTTTTAAATTTAACAGGCTCTGCAGCATCCCTGCAACCTGTTCTTTACTTGCATTTCCGTTTCCGGTGATGGCCATTTTTATCTTTTTCGGAGAATATTCTGTGATCGGAATATTCCTGTGAAGACTTGCAGCCATTGCAACGCCTTGAGCGCGCCCAAGTTTCAGCATACTTTGAACGTTTTTCCCATAAAAAGGAGCTTCCAGCGCTACTTCGTCAGGATGAAATTCGTCAATTAGGGCCAATGTTTTATCAAAAATATATTTAAGCTTAGTTTCGTGGTTCGGATATTTTTTCAGCAACAATTCATGAATGGAAACCATTTCCATTTTACCTTTTTTGACGGAAATAATTCCAAAACCCATTATCGTTGTACCCGGGTCAATTCCTAAAATAATTTTCTCTGCAATCATTGTGTCAAAGATATGACTTTCTGAATTTTCAGGGAACGAAAAAAATTAATTGAAGACAATAATATTTAAAAATCTTCTTAACTTAAAGAAAATATAGCTATGAAAAATTTAATTATCTTTTTAAGTCTTACTTTCTATTTTATATCCAACTTTATGCAGGATAGATATTTAAAGGCTGACAGTGAGAGTACGACGATCAGTAGTCTGAAGAATACAACTAAGATTGTTTATCTTTTTTTTAAAGTGGAAAAAACGAATTCAGGTTCGGAAAAAATCACTTTACAGGAAAAGAAAATTACAGATGGAAAATTGAAATCTAATTCAATTTCGGATGAAAATAATGGAAATATCGGAGATTTTGTAATTTCTATGACCAATGCCGACGGAAAAGAAATGATAAAACAAGTGATAGAAGATCCATTAAATCCGACAATGGAAGTGTATGGCGAAGACATCAGCAGAAAGAAAATTTCATTACAAGATGCGGAATTTAGTATAAGATATTCGTATTCTGAAGAAATTCAGATGGTGAAAGTAGAGAAAATTACTAATTCCGGAAAACAATTACTATTCACTCAAAAACTATAATCATGAAAAAAATTATACTATCGCTTTTTCTCGGAAGTTTCTCTTTTGCTCAGGTTTTTGAGACGGTTCCTGTTTTACAGAATGGAGCTAATGATAAGCGTATCAATATCGCGGTTTTGGGAGATGGTTTTACAGCTGCACAACAAAGTTCATTTGTGACTTCTGCACAGAGTACGGTAAATTATCTCTTCACGAAAAGTCCTTACACGGAATACAAAAATTATTTCAATGCTTATGCCATAAAAGTATTATCGCCAGAATCTGGAGTGAAGCATCCGGGAACGGCTACTGATGTTACAGAACCTGTTTTTCCGGTTGCTAATCCTAATAATTATTTTAATTCGTCCTTTGATAATGGTGTACATAGATGTTATTACGGGAATACGACAAAGGTTACTCAGGTTTTGGCTGCCAATCTTCCGGATTTTGATATTGCTTATATTTTAGGAAATACACCGGAATATGGAGGCTGCGGCGGAACATACGTTTGCATATAAATTGAAAATCGGCTCTTGTAGTCGATTTTTTGTTTAAAATATTAAATAATTCCTAGCTTTTTCTCTGCAATCGGAATCCAGTTATAGTCGTGACGAAGCAGGATTATTTTATCAACTATAAATTTAGTTTTATATTCTTTGTCTTTATAAATTTCCCAGGCTTTAAGAAAATTCTCATAGCTCAGATTCCTGTAACCGACTGTTATATGTGGATTGAAGGAATATTTCATAAAACTAAATTTCTGAAGAACTCTTAGATGAAGGTCATTCAAGTGACGATTGTATTCCGGTTGTACAAAGAGAACCGGGTTTTTAGGATTGGCAAAACTTCCGAAGCCATTAAGCTGTACTTCAAAAGGAGAAATAGTAGTGTCAATTTTCTGAAAAGCTTCATGAATATCATTTTCCAATTCTAGCTCTCTTGAAAACGGAGGGAACAAAGTAATGTGGGCATTATTCTTCAATGCTTTTGAATTGTCATAATTTTCAGCAAGATCTTTCTTGAAAATTTTTACTTCTTCAATAATTTCCTGTGGTGGATAAATAGCAATGAAATACAATTTTTTCATGATTTAAATTTAAATATTATATAAGAATTAGAAAAACGTTTTAATGCATAAGAAAATTATGTATAGATTTGTAAGGTATTAAATCCTGAATGAAAAAGAACAGCCTTTATAAAGGAACGCTCCAGAACATTATTTTAAAACTACTTTCAAAAGAAGTAAAAATGTACGGATATCAGATTACTCAACGTGCTAAAGAACTTACGGAAGGCGAGCTGGAAATGACGGAAGGCGCACTGTATCCGCTTTTGCATAAACTGGAAGCAAACGGAATAATCATCTCTGAAATTCAGGAAATTAACGGCAGAAACCGAAAATATTATCTTTTAACAGAAAAAGGAAAAAAACAGCAAGTAGAACAAGAACGGGAAATGAAAAATTATTTATTTAATCTAAACACAATTTTTAATATATGATTTCAAAAGAACAAGAACAGCAGGTAACGGACTATCTTATTCTTCACAGGCTTCCGTTAGATATTTTACTGGAAGTGAAAGATCATATGATTTCGCAGGTTTTGGATATTCGGATCGGTGAAAATCTGAGCTTTGATGGAGCATTTCATAAGACACAAAAATTGTGGGAAAGTGAATTTAAAATGACGAGATATGCTCTCTTCTATCAGGAAGAGATCCCGATGATAGTAAAGAAAATTGTGAAAGCAAGGTATAATCACATTCTTAAAAAGTCATTGTTTTACGGATTGATTTCTTTTGCTGTTAATATACTTTTTATTTTTTTAGCAGATAACCAGGAAGTTTACACAGCGCTTTTCAGAATCTTTAATTGCTTATTTGTTTTAACTCCGTTTTTGATTTGGATTTTTAATTCTAATATGCGAAAATATGTCAGAAGAGATTTTAAATATCAGGGAAAGCTTTTCTATACCATGTATCAGCAAAATCTAGGTTTGTTTATAGTCTCTATTAATGTTATGTTTCAGCTTATGCTTAGAGAAGATAAATACGCTTTTCAATTTTTCAGAACAGAAAGTACGGTGGCAATATTTCCTTTAATTCTTACATTGGTTCTGCCTTTTATTCTGCATACAATTATAATTTTTGTCTTAATTAACTTTTTTCAACATAAAAAAGCATTAACTAAAGTACAGGATTTCCTGAAAATTTCCGCGAAATAAATCTGCCTCAAATTAAAATTTACAAGAAAAATGCGTTGTGAATAAGAAATTGTAATTGAATGTAATTTAATTTAATCGTGACATTATTGTGTTAAAATCAAATCGCAAAACCAGAAAATATATTCTCCGTTATCATTATCATCATCAGATTTTGGCTTCGGGTATGTTTTCATTACTGTTTCTCCAATTTCAAACTGAATGGGATTTCTAAAAATTGGTCCGTCAAAAGTGAAAGTATGAAATTCGCCGTTTTCTCCACAAGGATCAATATTTTCGGGTAAATCTTTAATAAAATTCTCATCAATAATTCTTCCTGCAAAACTTTTATCAAGATAGGTTTCGTTCACACAAGTTACAACTGTTTTAAAGCCTAAATCTAGAAAGTCATGGATGAGGTCGGTTGTATTTTGTTTCCAAAGTGGAAAAACTGCTTTCATTCCGATAGATTGTAATTGTTCCTCGCGATATTTACGCAAATCTTCTAGAAAAATATCTCCAAAAATAGAATGAGTTATCCCTTGGGATTGTATTTCACTCATGGTTTTGCTCATGATTTCTCGGTATTCTTCCATGGATGGTTCTTTCGGAAGCTCCATTTTAATTAAAGGAAAATTTAAACTTGCAGCTTGTTTTTCCAACAAGGAAACATGAACACCGTGCATGGAAATTCTCTGAAATTCTTTATTGATGCTTGTGAGTAAAGAAACAATTTCAAATTTGTCTTCCCGTAAAGTTTTGTATAAAGCAAATGCAGAATCTTTTCCGCTGCTCCAGTTGAAGATGGCTTTTGGTTTTATTAATTGGTTCTGCATCTTATTTTGCTGCTTCATTCATCTCTGCTTCAAATTGTGCCAATCCGGCTTTGGAACTGCCTTTCTCAGTACCTTTTTGCCACTCTTTTTCTGCTTTTACTTTGTCGCCTACGCTATAGTAGTAACTTCCTAAAACTGTATGACCTTCTACCTCACCCATACTGATGATTTTCTGACCTAATTTGATGATCTCAGGATTTTGCTTAGGCTTTTTTGTTTTGTTTGTTAAAACAGCTCCTGCACCGCCGATATTATCCATCACCATTAATCCAAATTTCTCCATACAAGCCTTTGCAAGACCTCTGGTACACAAATCATCAATAGTTTTTGTGTAATTTCTCATTGCATTTTCATCAAATAGCTTTTCCATATTATTGCTTTTGGATCTGGTCTTGCGATAATATTCATATAGAAGTTGAGCGTTTTGTTTTGCCAAAGCATCATTTTTCCTGTTGTTTTCGGCGATGCTGTCTTTTTTCAAATCCCATTTGGTATTTTTCACCCAACTTGAATTGCCGCTCAAACGATTTTTGGAAATTGTAAAGCTAAAAATATCCTTATCCGGAAAAATAACCACAGAATCATT
Proteins encoded in this region:
- a CDS encoding DUF4407 domain-containing protein translates to MKNNQQTINQVNHKINWFQKFLMVCSGGNIHILRKTPSEWNKFAGIGGIVLFTAVFATLSAGYAMYTVFDDIWTAIGFGVLWGLMIFNLDRYIVSSIKKTGTWWNQILMSIPRLVLATFLGIIISKPLELKIFEKEVNKQLNTIIQRNKKQLQGEMSGRILQQSGPFETEKKQISDKIVNYQKSYDSASVELEKEILGKQSGLTSGKEGFGPNAKRKQELKEQRRQDLENYQKQVASRMDYLDKEISKVYTNLETERKSTETFEDKFNGFAARLQALDELGKNSAIIGLAATFIMGLFICLEISPVLVKLISYVGPYDYLLEKTENDFRLYSKEKVEKGNALTDFRIDDFKDNLHK
- a CDS encoding 2'-5' RNA ligase family protein, with protein sequence MKKLYFIAIYPPQEIIEEVKIFKKDLAENYDNSKALKNNAHITLFPPFSRELELENDIHEAFQKIDTTISPFEVQLNGFGSFANPKNPVLFVQPEYNRHLNDLHLRVLQKFSFMKYSFNPHITVGYRNLSYENFLKAWEIYKDKEYKTKFIVDKIILLRHDYNWIPIAEKKLGII
- a CDS encoding M64 family metallopeptidase, which codes for MKKIILSLFLGSFSFAQVFETVPVLQNGANDKRINIAVLGDGFTAAQQSSFVTSAQSTVNYLFTKSPYTEYKNYFNAYAIKVLSPESGVKHPGTATDVTEPVFPVANPNNYFNSSFDNGVHRCYYGNTTKVTQVLAANLPDFDIAYILGNTPEYGGCGGTYVCI
- a CDS encoding PadR family transcriptional regulator — encoded protein: MKKNSLYKGTLQNIILKLLSKEVKMYGYQITQRAKELTEGELEMTEGALYPLLHKLEANGIIISEIQEINGRNRKYYLLTEKGKKQQVEQEREMKNYLFNLNTIFNI
- a CDS encoding diphthine--ammonia ligase; protein product: MKPKAIFNWSSGKDSAFALYKTLREDKFEIVSLLTSINKEFQRISMHGVHVSLLEKQAASLNFPLIKMELPKEPSMEEYREIMSKTMSEIQSQGITHSIFGDIFLEDLRKYREEQLQSIGMKAVFPLWKQNTTDLIHDFLDLGFKTVVTCVNETYLDKSFAGRIIDENFIKDLPENIDPCGENGEFHTFTFDGPIFRNPIQFEIGETVMKTYPKPKSDDDNDNGEYIFWFCDLILTQ
- the ruvC gene encoding crossover junction endodeoxyribonuclease RuvC; protein product: MIAEKIILGIDPGTTIMGFGIISVKKGKMEMVSIHELLLKKYPNHETKLKYIFDKTLALIDEFHPDEVALEAPFYGKNVQSMLKLGRAQGVAMAASLHRNIPITEYSPKKIKMAITGNGNASKEQVAGMLQSLLNLKEFPTKYLDASDGLAVAVCHHFNSGTIADTKSYTGWESFLKQNPGRMK